One Ignavibacterium album JCM 16511 genomic region harbors:
- a CDS encoding response regulator, producing MKKLLIIEDDTLTQQLYMVYFRKSGIDPYITDNGEELFTILQKENIGLILMDINLTNTYFRGEKMDGIKLSRLIKSNSETKSIPIIIATGFSAFNQNDSLVKQTQADELIVKPITNFKSFIQKVNQYLVH from the coding sequence ATGAAAAAGTTGCTCATTATTGAAGACGATACACTAACTCAACAGTTATATATGGTTTATTTCCGAAAATCCGGAATTGACCCTTACATAACTGATAATGGTGAAGAACTTTTTACAATTCTTCAGAAAGAAAATATCGGTTTGATTTTAATGGATATAAATCTTACAAATACTTATTTTAGAGGAGAGAAAATGGATGGGATAAAGCTGAGTCGGTTAATTAAGTCAAACTCTGAAACTAAAAGTATTCCTATCATCATTGCAACAGGATTTTCTGCCTTTAACCAGAATGACTCACTTGTCAAACAAACTCAGGCTGACGAACTGATTGTTAAACCAATAACTAACTTTAAATCATTTATTCAAAAAGTAAATCAATATTTGGTACATTGA